The stretch of DNA AAAGACCCGGGGCTCTGCCTGCAAAACCTGGCGGTAGAAATCTCTGAGGGCTTCAAAGCGACCGGTGATGTTCACTGCGTGACTGAATTTTTTCACGCTCCGCTCCGGGGGTGAGGGTGCCTGGGAACGGGCCAGTTCGCCTGAGGTCAGAAGCACAAGTGCGGTCAGGACCGCTATGAGGTATCGGGAGGGGATCACCGGAAAGTCCTCCGCCGCAGGTGCGGCCCCTGCGACTCATTGGAATCCAGAGCCGGCGTGGAGCCGCCGGAAAGAAAACCTCCGCCCCTTGGCCTGTCTGACCTGAAGGGGAGAGTGGTTGACTTTTTCGCCCGCTGGCCTGATATAGAGTAAGGTTTACACAATTTGGAGCCCAAGACAAGCCCGGCCGGAGGGAAGCTCGGCCGGAGGAGGCTTAGGAGACCCGCCGGCATGGATAACACCGCCCTGATCATCACCGCTCCCCGGGAGGGCCCGGAGGCGGCCCTCGCGCCCTGCGCCTGGGACCGGGCCCTGAAAATCCTGGTGCCGGTGGCCTGGCTGGCCGTGGCCCTCATGGGGTGGAAGTGGGGCTCCCTGGACTTTTTCCTGAACCTCCTTCGCAGCCGGACCTACACCTCCTGGCTCCCGGCCCTGGCCGGAATCTACGCCCTGCTCATGCTCTTTTTGCAGCTCTGGCGCACGGTGCTGTGGGCCTTGTACCGGCCGCAGCCGCCGGCCGAGGGGCCCCTCCCCTCGGTCACGGTGGTGGTGCCGGTGTATAACGAAGGCGCCATGGTGAGCCGCTGCCTCATCTCCATCGCCGAGGCCGACTACCCTCGGGAGCGCCTGGAGATCATCGCGGTGGACGACGGCTCCACCGATGACACCTGGAAGCACCTGGAACGGACCGCCCGGCGCTATCCGGAGCTCATCCGCACCGTGCGCTTCCCCTGCAACCGGGGCAAAAAAGAAGCCCTGGCCGCGGGGTTCCGGGCCGCCCACGGGGAGGTCCTGGTGACGGTGGACTCCGACAGCATCATCGCCCCGGACGCCCTGCGTCATCTGGTGGCGCCGCTGGTACACGACCCCCAGGTGGGCGCGGTGGCCGGCTTCGTCAAAGTCCTGAACCGCCACCGCTCCCTCATGGGCAAGATGCAGGGGGTGCGCTTTGTCAACCTGGATTTTCTGCGGGCCTCCCAATCCGTCTACCGCACCGTCATCTGCACCCCCGGGTCTTTGTCCGCCTACCGGCGGGAGGCGGTGCTCCCCATCCTGGAGGCCTGGCTGAATCAGACCTTCCTGGGCGCGCCCTGTCATCACTCGGAGGACCGGGCCCTCACCAACTTCATCCTGCGCCAGGGGTATTACACCTGCTACCAGCGCACCGCGGTGGTCCACACCCTGGTGCCGGAGACCTACGCTGGGGTGTGCCGCATGTATCTGCGCTGGGAGCGGGGCAATGTCCGGGAATCGGCGGTCTTGGCCACCTTTCTCTTCCGGCGCTTCCGGAAAGGGGCCTTCTCGGCCCGGCTGGAGTTCCTCCTCACCCAGCTGGAAGGGCCCCTGACCACCTTCTTCTTCGGGGTCTTGATTTTCTCGGTGGCCGCCTATCCCGCCCTCCTCTTCAAAGTGCTGCTGGCCGTGGGGCTGATGTCGGTGCTCAATCTGATCTACTACCTGTGGCTGGAGCGGGATTGGGAGGTCATCTACGGCATCATCTACAGCTACTACGCCTTTTTCCTTCTGCAGTGGATCTACCCTTATGCCTTCGTGACCGTGCGGGACCGCCGCTGGCTGACGCGCTGAGGGGAATGGCCGGAGTGTCTGTGACGCCTTGCCCTCTTTCCCGACCTTCTATCAGGGGTAGGGGGTGGGGGCTCGGGGGAGGGGGCAGGGGTCCACGATCCCTGATCCCCTCCCCCGGAGCTCGGGTCCACTTTACTCCGCCGGGCGCCGGTCCCGGCCCTGGACGTCGCAGACCATGACCACCAGGTCCCCCCGGTTGCCCTTGTAATCCTTGACCAGGTCCTCAAACACGGCCTTGGCGGAAAAGCCGGCCTTCTTGAACATGGCCAAGGCGGCCTGGGCCTGGAGGTGGATCTCCGCCACCAGCTTCTCCAGGCCGAACTCCGCCGCCAGCTCCACCAATTCATTCACCAGGAGGGTGCCCAGGCCTTTGCCCTGCCAGTCCTTGGCCACCACCACCCGGACATTGCCCAGGTGGCGCTTCCAGCCCCGGCGGCGCATGTGCAGGGTGGCATCCCCCACGATCTGGCCGTCCGCTTCCGCCAGGAGGGGGAAGACCTTGTGGTAGTCAATGTTGTTGACCCAATCCTCGATGACCTTGGGATCCCGCACATCGGAGCGCAGGAACATGAGGTCCTCGTCGGAGACCCGGCGGAAGAAGTCCATGAGCTTCTCTTTGTCTTCCTTCACCATGGGCCTCAGGATCACCCGGCTGCCATCCTTCAGGATTCCCTCTTTTTGAAAAGGCACCATCCTTCCCCCCTGGTTCAGATACCCTGGCTTAAGCGTTCCGCCAACAGCTCCGGCAGGCCGGCGGCCAGGATGCGGCGCTGGGCCGCAGCGATGTCGTAGGGCACCGACTTGAAGTGCACGGAAAACTCCTGAAAATCGAAGATGGCAAAGGCCGCCTCGGGGTTGCCGTCCCGGGGCTGGCCCACACTGCCCGGATTAATCAGGTAGAGACAGGACTGGTCCAGGCGCATTTTATGCCGGGAAGGCGGCAATTGCGCCACCTTGCCCCGCACGTCCCGGTACCACAGGGCCCGCACGTGGGTGTGGCCGAAGAAGCAGACCCTGAGATCCCGGCGTTCTTTAAGGAAATTGAGGAGGCGCCGGCCCTGGAAGTGATAGACCACGTAGGCGTCGGCGCTGGCGGGGGTACCGTGGCAGGCGATGAAGCCCTCCCCCTCCCGGACCAGGGGCAGGTTGCGGAAAAACTCCAGGAATTCCGGCCGCACCTTTTCTCTGGCCCACCTGAGGGCCTGATAGGCAATGATATTGAAGTGCCGGGCCCGGTCCTCCTCCAGGAGGGCCAGGTCGTGGTTGCCGGCGAGACTGAGGACGGGGCGGGCGGCCAGAAGCTCCAGGCACTCGTTGGGTCCGGCGTTGTAGCCCACGATGTCGCCCAGATTGAGGATGAGATCCACCCCCTCGGCGTCGATGGCGGCCAGGACCGCCTCCAGGGCCTCAATGTTGCTGTGGATGTCGGAAATCAGGGCCAGGCGCATCAACAGGATCCGGGCGGAGCCGTCTCGGCTCGTCTGGTGAATTGGAGGCCAGGCCCTTGGTCCCGATTTCGGAGCGGGCCGGAGCGTCGTTGACTTTTTCCATTTTTCTGGTAATTTTGCACTTCTATTACCGACAAGGAATGACTTCCGGGAGTCCTCCCGGGTGAGAGGCAGGGCGGTGGCCGCCTTTGCCTTTCCCCGCCTGCGCCTCCCTCCTACTCCCGAAAGCTTACTCCCATTCTACCATGGAACCGGGCTGGCTGGTCGAATTCTTTGAAGAGAAGCGCATCCTGGTGGCGATGGTGCTGGAGCTCAAAGGCGAGCGCCTGCACGTCCTCACCCAGAACAGCCGGGAGATGACCCTGGCCCGCAAGCGCCTCCTGCATGCCTGCCCGGGGAAGTTGCCCCCCGAGGGCTCCCGCCAGCAGATCCTGGAGCGCCTGCAGGAGACCGCCCGGGTGCGGGAGGAGCTGAAACAGGCCATCGACCTGAACGAGCTCTGGGAGCTGTTGGCAGCGGAAAATGAGCCCCAAAGCACCGAGGAGCTGGCCCGCCTATGGTTCAACGGCACTTCCTGCGACCAGGTGGCGGCCATGGGCCGGGCCCTGTTTGAGGACCGCTTCCTCTTCAAATTCAAAGACGGCCTCTGGGTGCCCAATCCGCCGGAGGTGGTGGAG from Desulfobaccales bacterium encodes:
- a CDS encoding GNAT family N-acetyltransferase — protein: MVPFQKEGILKDGSRVILRPMVKEDKEKLMDFFRRVSDEDLMFLRSDVRDPKVIEDWVNNIDYHKVFPLLAEADGQIVGDATLHMRRRGWKRHLGNVRVVVAKDWQGKGLGTLLVNELVELAAEFGLEKLVAEIHLQAQAALAMFKKAGFSAKAVFEDLVKDYKGNRGDLVVMVCDVQGRDRRPAE
- a CDS encoding glycosyltransferase, whose protein sequence is MDNTALIITAPREGPEAALAPCAWDRALKILVPVAWLAVALMGWKWGSLDFFLNLLRSRTYTSWLPALAGIYALLMLFLQLWRTVLWALYRPQPPAEGPLPSVTVVVPVYNEGAMVSRCLISIAEADYPRERLEIIAVDDGSTDDTWKHLERTARRYPELIRTVRFPCNRGKKEALAAGFRAAHGEVLVTVDSDSIIAPDALRHLVAPLVHDPQVGAVAGFVKVLNRHRSLMGKMQGVRFVNLDFLRASQSVYRTVICTPGSLSAYRREAVLPILEAWLNQTFLGAPCHHSEDRALTNFILRQGYYTCYQRTAVVHTLVPETYAGVCRMYLRWERGNVRESAVLATFLFRRFRKGAFSARLEFLLTQLEGPLTTFFFGVLIFSVAAYPALLFKVLLAVGLMSVLNLIYYLWLERDWEVIYGIIYSYYAFFLLQWIYPYAFVTVRDRRWLTR
- a CDS encoding metallophosphoesterase family protein — encoded protein: MRLALISDIHSNIEALEAVLAAIDAEGVDLILNLGDIVGYNAGPNECLELLAARPVLSLAGNHDLALLEEDRARHFNIIAYQALRWAREKVRPEFLEFFRNLPLVREGEGFIACHGTPASADAYVVYHFQGRRLLNFLKERRDLRVCFFGHTHVRALWYRDVRGKVAQLPPSRHKMRLDQSCLYLINPGSVGQPRDGNPEAAFAIFDFQEFSVHFKSVPYDIAAAQRRILAAGLPELLAERLSQGI